The region GTCCTTGCCCGGCTGTGACGGGAGGTGCTGCGTGCGGGCCAGGGAGCAGAGGGCAGGCGGCTTCTGTCCGCAGCCCAGGCTTCTGGTCTGTGCTCACCTCTCACAGCAAAGGCCAGGCCGCAGCGTCGTTCTCACTGCGGCTGCGCCCTTGGGCAAAGGCCGTGCCCCTCGTGCGGGGCTCCTGTTGAAGCCCCGGCGCGCTCACGGGCGCCACGTCTCGTCCTGGAGACGCTTCTCGTGGAACCAGACAACATCCAGGGATGTGCGTGTGTCTTACTTTCAAAAACCTGAGGCTTAGTGAGTGTGGAGAGGTTGGTATTTCTAGACCAAGAACTCTCGGCGCCCCAGGAGGTGGGGTCCGGTTCCGGCACCCGGAGCGCATGTGGGGGTGCACACCGTCTGCCCTGTCCTCTCTCCCTGCAGGGGCTGCCTGGCGGGGACCCCAAGGAAGGACCTTTCCGGGACGACCCGTGTCCCCTAGAGGGTAAGTCCTGCTCTCCAGACCTCACTGACGCCACACCGTACCCCAGGCACCTGCCCCCAGGACACCCTGGCAATGGGGACCACCCACACCCCACGCTCCCCGACGTATCCCAGCACACCCAGGCCAGCCCTGGCTGGTCGCGGGTCCCCACCGGTGGCCGTTTGCAGGTGCAAGCCAGGTTCCCCGGTCTTAAAAGCAAATTGTTCTGAGATGTGCTTAAAAACACATCTCACGTGGGCTCCTCCGTGGAGCAGATGACGTGGACTTCGGTCTGGGGGTTGGAGAACAAAAGGCGAATCTCAGGGCCTCTGCCCGTCCGCGTCCCTGGAGTCCCGCGAGCCCGTGGGCGGAAGGACAGGTTCCGCACGGGTGTTTCGGTGAATCCACGGGTCACCTGTGGGTGTGATGTGCCGCATTAGCGTAAGGCGTCCAAAGTGGTCTGCGTGCGAAGCATGACCGCCCTAGTCACCGCCACACATGTGCATCTGCCGTGGAGTGGGTCCCCGTGGCGTGTGACAGTGACCACCAGGCTTGTCCGAGGGTCACCTGCCGGGTGAGCGTTCTCAGCATTACGTGGGCGGGGAGGCTGACCGCAGGGCTGCCTTCGGAGGGGCTCCGCGAGCCCTGCCCAGGAGCTCAGGCCCTGGGTGTCTCCTGGCAGCTGCGTGTCTCCCAGACACGCCCGGCTCCTGTCCTGGGGAGTAAGTGAGCCCGGAGATCAGGGCACTCCTTGTCCGTCGGGCCTGGAGattggggagggggctgcccgGCGCACAGGCAGCCTCCCGGGCTCTGGTGTTGCGGGCTGTTGGGAAACCGGACCGTGTCGCTGGGGAGGGGAAGCCAGACAGTGAAGCAACCCTCCCGGGGGCCCCTCGGGCCGGGCTGCCTGCCTGTGGGCCTGCGGGGccgccctctccctgccccaggctTCGAAGCCACTGCAGCCAGGGAGGCAGAAGCGCGCGTCCGGCCGCGGCTCACCCCGGGGAGGGCCGCCCTGGCCTCCGCTCAGGTCCCTTGATGCCGCATGTTCCAGAAGCCCAGGCCCTCAGCTCAGACCCGTCTGGAGAGGTCACAGGCCCAGCAAGGATGCGGTGGCCCCGgggccacaccccctccccagccctgcgtCAGCCCCCGGGCCAGGCCAGGGGAGACGGGCCCGTCCCGCCCCTCTCGTCCCTGCAGTGGCACTGCCGCCGGAGAAGGCCGAGGGCCGAGAGGGCCCAGGACAGCTCTTCGGCACAGACGATGGAGAAAGAGCAGTGAACCGCGAGGGCCCCCGCGGGCCGGGCAAGCGGCGCCTGAACGTGGACGTAGGTCTTTGCCCGGCTGCCCCTCCTGCAGGCGGCCAGCGCCGGGGGAGGGGCGCGTACCGCGCTAACATGGGGTCCCCGCGCCCTGCAGCTCCCACGCCGCAGGCTCTGCTGGGGGGAGGTGTCGCCCTGCACTCGGCCTGAGCGGCCCCAAGTAACTCAGGGGACTTGCCCGGCACCAGTGCCAGCACCACGGAAGTGACCTAGGAGTCGACTGTGCAGACCTCTCAGCTCCCCAGCCTGCCCGCGGTGGGGGTCAGGGCCCCGGCGCGAGGACGAGGCTGGCCCTGGCTGCCTGTCCCCGTCACCCTGCAGGCGCTCCAGTGTGACGTCTCGGTGGAGGAGGACGACGGCCAGGAGTGGACGTTCACGCTCTACGGCTTCGACAACAGTGGCAAGGCCACCAGAGAGGTGACACTCTGCGTCTGCATCCCACGGTCCCTGGAAGGGCGCTGGCCGCAGACAGACAACGATGCCCGGGTCTCCACGATGGGGACAGGCTGAGCCCCTCCAGGGCGGCGGGAGAGGCTGGCACCCTTCATAGACGGGCTTGCGCGGGGCGGGAGGGGAGCCACCGCAGGACCCAGGTCACCGACAGAGCCGGCTGGAGTCCGTGTCCCCTCCTGCGCCCGGCTGCTGTCTGTGCGGTTCCTGGCAGAGCCCTGCACGCCTGTCTCTGCCCCggccagcagcccctcccctccgcAGGGTGGTGAGGGCCCCAGGGGTGCCCCCGGCGCTCTGCTCTGCTGGCTTGTGTGTCCAGGAGGGGCAAAGTGCCTCTTGAAAGGAAGCAGACACGTAGGATGACTGAAATAAGTGTGTTTGAGTTAAAAGCAGAATCTGATAGTTTATCTGACTGCTAAGGCTTTTGAACATAGATTCGGTTTGAAATTTAAAAGGTCGGAAAGGTGTGATTCCAGCAGGGCTGCTGGCTCAGGTTGCGTGGTGCATTCGCAGGATGAGGAAAGGCGTCTCAGATGAGCTGCCTCCTTTAGCTGGGCTCTGCTGGGATGCCGAGTGAATCAATCAGGCAGGCAGCCTGGAGGTGGCAGCAGGCAGTGTGGGTGGGGCGGTCCTCCCCCCCATCTGCCTGTGTCCGTGACGTCCGTGCCCGCCCTCAGGACATGTCCAGCCTGATGCACACGATCTACGAGGTCGTCGATGCCTCGGTCAACCACTCCTCGGGCAGGAGCAAGACCCTCCGGGTAAAGCTGACCGTCAGCCCTGAGCCCTCCAGCAAGAGGAAGGACGGTCCCCCCGCCAGCCAGGGTGAGGGCCTGGCTCCTGGGCTGCAGCAGCTCCCTGCCCAGATGCCCTGAAGACCCTGCTTACACGTCAGCCCGCCCCTCCTCGCAGGCAGGCTTCCTGCCCCCCCCGTCCCCACACTGCATCTCTCCAGagctcccacccaccctgccGGGGGGTGTTAACTGTGTCTGCTGTTCAGTGCCCCCATCACAGAAAAAATCTCTATGGCCTCCTGAACATGGAAGGCGGGGCCTGGCACCTGGCGAGGGCTCGAAGCTGTTTGTTCAGTGAAAGAATGAGTGCGTGGGTGCCTGAGTGAGTGAGCGaacgagtgagtgaatgaatgaatgagtgagtgaaccaGTGGGTGATTGAATGAGTGAACGAGTGAGTGAGTGagcgaatgaatgagtgagtgaacgaGTGGGTGAGAGAACGAGTGCCCACCTGCCTCTTTCAGACCGGGAGCCCACGCGATGCAGGATGGAGGGGGAGCTCCCCGAGGACCCCAGGGTGGCCGACAAGAGGCTGTCCACGCACATCAGGTGAGGGGCTGGCGTCCAGCTCTGCCCTCCTGAGATGCGAGCAGCCCAGCCACACTCCTGCGCCCCACAGGCCTCAGGGGCTGTCCCCTTGGGGTGGCCCGCCAGGACGGGCACCTGGGCACAAAGGCCGGATGTGGCCAGGGAGCCCCGGTCCCTCCCTGCCATCGGGTGGGTGGCCGGCACTCAGGCTGGAGCTGGGCGCTTCCAGTGTCGTCTGAGAGGCCATGGGGCTTGAAGGGCAGCAGGCGTTTGGCCTCCAGACCCTCAGCCCAGCTGCTCCTGTGCCCTACGGCTCCACTCACTGGGGCAGCAGCCACGGAGCCCTAGCTGGCGTCCTAGGTGACGCAGAGACAGCAGAGGACACTGGGTGGGGCCGTGGTCCTGGGGTCCCCTTGGGCCCCTGCTTGTCGTAGCGCCCACCCTTTCTGGGTGGGCATGCTGCTCAGAGCATGAGAGAGCAAAccctcgcccccccccccacgctCCACCAGGAGGCCCACCGccgacccccacccctgccccgagCGGGGGCCCTACTGTGTGGACGAGAGCACGGAGCGGAGGAACCACTACCTGGACCTGGCGGGAATCGAGAACTACGCCTCTAAGTTCGGACCAGGTGGGTCCTGGAGACTGGGCCCCTGGCGCCAGGCCTGAGGGTTCCGGGCCCCTGCGGCGACCCCAGCTGGGGCCCCGAGTCCCAGAGTGGGCCGTTCAGGTGTGCGGGCAGGACCGGGTCCGGGTGGGACGTCCCAGGCCCTGCGAGGGGTCTCACGGGGGCTGTGTCTGCAGGGTCCCCCCCGGCGCAGGCCAGGCAGGAGCCCCCAGCCCGGGCCGCGCACCCGCAGGGCCGGTCCCGCTCCCAGGAGTCGGACGCGCACGCCGCGCACCATCGCCGCTGCCTGGGACCGGCCGAGCCCGCCCTgctggccgcggagcctgtgccgCGGGCCCTGGACCTGCCGCCCCGGCCAAAGGGGCCGGAGAGGCCGTTCCTGAGGTCCCCGCAGGGCTCGGGGCGGCCGCCCGGGGCCCCCAGTGGGGGCAGGCCCGGGAGAGCGTTCAGCTTTCATCCGCCGGCCCCCCAACCCCAGACCCCGCCCCAGGACGGTCACCATGTCCCGCAGTCCCTGCCCCCGCCCTACGGCCACAGGCGCTGCCGGCAGAGGGGCCGGGAGGGCCACTCGCCGCTCAAGGCCGCACCAGGCCAGCCCGCGGCGCTGGAGCACGAGGCAGCGCGGGAGCTGCCGCCCGTGCTGCTGGGCGAGGCCTGCGCGGTGCCGGCGGTCCAGCGCCAcgagcaccaccaccaccacgagcaccaccaccaccaccaccaccaccaccaccacccggcCTAGCGGCCCCGCCGGTGCTGGGGACCCACGCGGAGGAGCCTCCTCCCTCCTCGGCGAGGAGCGTCTCCCGCCAGCGGCGTCCCCGTCCCGAAGCTTTCTGTGTCATCCATAAACAAATTTGTACACTCGGACGCCTGCCCCTGCTCCTGTCGCGATGCCAAAGCAAGGCCCGCGGGGTCGAAGGGACCCTGCTCGGACGGCCTGGGCGTGTTTTCCTCTCGGAGCCCCGCTGGGGGCGCTTCTCCTGCGCGGCAGGGGGCGCGAGGCTTGTCACTGGCCCCGGGGGGCCGGGGGCTTGTGGTTCCCGTGGCTCATCCACCCTGAACCAGGGAGGGGCGGCTCGGGGCAGTCGCTGCTCGGGGCCGCGTGTGCGAGGCCGGCTCGGATCACGGGGAGAAGGGTGGCCCCGCGGGGGGCCAGGGACGCGGCCGGAGTCCAGAAAGGCGGAGGTGAAAGCCAAGAGGAGGGGCGGCCAGGCAGGGCCACAGGCGGTGCCGCCAGCATCCTACGAGGACACAGACGTGGCCGGCGGGGCCAGGGAAGCGTGGGCGCCCCCGAGAACCGCACACGCGTGGACAGCTGGACAGGAGGCGGGCGGAAAACCTTGAGTGCGGGGCACAGCCTCAGCTTTGGAAAAGCGCGATTCCCTTtgggaggctgggaagagggCCGCAGGCGAGCAGGAAGCCTGGGTGTCCTGGAACCTCGGCCCGCGGACCCCCCCGAGGCAGGACGTGCCGCTGCTCCGTCTGAGGTGAGCAGCTTGTGAACTGGTGCAGCTGGTTTTGTATTTGCCTCCTTGGCGCTGTTTTTAAGGATACAGCAAAGTGGTGGTTGGTCTGTGATCGAGTTATTCCCCCGTCATAATAAAAATACGTGCATTTTGTAACATGTCACACCTTGTTTTAAAGTGAGTTTTCAGTCGAATCGGTCTGATCCCCTGCACCAGCGTGTGGCCACGAGTGCAGACAGCTGGCCGCTCAGCCGGGACGGGCCCACGGTGCTCGGAGAGAGCATGTCCGTCGCTGTTCGTACGTTTGCAGAAGTAAAATTAACGCACACACAGCTCCGCGTTTCTGCGTAACTCTTCCCCCCCTTTACTGCtctaaaagagcaaaataaaacccTAAGCCTGAGGTTGGGTTCGTGCTGTGGGGACACTCCACGCCTCTGTGGGGCTGCGCGGGTGAGGCTCACGTGGAGATGCTGGCCCTTTGCGGATGcgccccctccacctcctccgCCCCCCTTCTAGGCGCCGTGTTCGTGCTGCTTAAAAAACCCCTCCGGGCTTCCGAGTAGCTGGCGTCTCCGTGAGCTGCACCCGCGTGCTTAGGGAGGCGCAGGCGTCCCACACCTCAGGGCTCCGGGGGTCTCAGGAGCAGACGCAGGCCGGGCCTGGCTGGCCCAGAGGCCAGCGGCCGGGTGTGGCCCCGCGCAGACGAGTCCACGTTCCATTCTGTTGTCGTGAACCCAGCTCCATGTCACCTGCCCCTCGGCACCAAATGTTGGCCCCGACCCCGGTCCCTTCGTCTGTGTGCAGAGCTCCTGCACCCGGTCCCCACGTGAGGGGACTTGTAGTCCCAGCAGACCCATCCGGTCCTGCCACCGCCCACACCGCCCTCAGGCAGAGCTCGCTGGCCGGCCGGGAGTGTGGTGAGGCCTCAACTTCAGCCTGAGTCCAGACCCCGGTTTTAAAGACAAAATGTAACTGAAATGCCATTGAACGGACCAGAAGCTGAGTGTGTGTCTGCTGCCTGTGGATGCATGGAGGAGAGAAGCCCACCCTCCCTGCCGCCAGTGCGGGTCCAGGACGGCTGAAAGGGACAGAGAAGCTGTTTGAGAGCAGCGACGAGAAAGATCACTTATGAGCACACAGAGGGCGCCGTGTGGCCGTGGACACAGGAACTAAACGTCCACATGTGGAGAACAGCTCGTCTCTCGTGGACGCAGCGGCTTGACCTGGGGCGGGGCCCCGGGACCACATGCATCAGGGGAAGCAGATGCCCTCCTGGAAGAAAGGCTGTGAGACAGAGGTGGCCGGGGTCAGCGGAGCTGTCCAGCCTGCTGCCCGCTGGGCCTGGGCGGGGGTGACGGGGAGGAGGCCCCAGCGCCGagtccaccagggaagcctcgtgGTGACTGAGCAAGTACAGAGAGATGCCTTCTGTAACAGAAACAAAGAGCCTCGTTACTTATTTAAGTGTAGATCTGGCTACTGGACGATCCCAACTGATCCGACCTGAGTCTTACTTCCTAAGGAGGCCCTCCCGGAGAGTGTGTTGCCGGAGAACCTGGCACGAGCGAAGGTCTTCGCGACACTAGGGGGCGTGGGCCCTCGGCTTGGCCACCCCACCTCCTGGTCCCCGGTCTGCGCGCCGGCCTCCCTCTTGCCCCCTTCCCGGGCCCGTGCTCTTGGCCGCTCCGCTCGTGCGTGCGGCCCCTGCCGGCCCCCGAGCCCGCGAGTCTCTTTCCTCGTGTTCCTCTGAGCACAGACACAACGTGGTCACTTATGTCTCTGCACCCGGGGCACCTGGTGTGGGACGTGGGAGGAGACCCTGGACCCCACTCCTGCTCCCAAGGCCACTCTCTGCCTCATTCCCTCGCTTCTGCCCTCAACCCTCGTGCTTCTCTGCACCTGAGATGAGCCCCGTGCCCCGACCCCGCGTGCCGGGCCGGGCTCGCCTGTGCCTGCTGCCCGCGGGCCCCGTTTCCGTCTGCTCCTGGGGGACCCACAGCTTGTCCTGGGACCAGGCTCTTCACGAGGGAGCCCAGCGAGCATGGAGCGTGAGTGAGGGAGTGAGTGGGTGGATGAGTGAGTGGACGCCGCCCGCCACCACCAGACGCAGGACGGCTGCTGCCCAGTCTGAGCCTGGAAGGATGGGGTGGGCGGTGCCCGCCACTGGCCATCGTCCGAGAAGTGGGACCCAGGGCCTCCCATGGGCTCCGTGAGCCACACGCTCCCACCGTGCGTACGCCCACAGCACCTCTGTCAGGGTTGGGGGTGGCTGGGAGTCGCTGCCCCAGGGGGGGCCAACCAGGGACGAGCCGGCGCCCCCAGCTGCCTCTTCGCCCTCCGAAGCGCCTGGCGCCGAGTCTGGCGGGGCTGCATCCCCACGGCGACCCCAGGCGCTCCAGGCTGAGGGTCCACGTGCACCGCGGCGACGGCTCGACCGCTCGGCGCCTCTGCAGACTCGGCGAACAGCAGGTGGGAGACACAGCAGGGCGGCCGGAGTTAGAGCCGCTGCTGGCGTCCACGGCGAGGGGGCAGCACGAGGGGGGCGCTGGGACGGAGCAGGGGTCGGACGTTGCCAGGGAAACCGGGGAGGCCCAGCCGCCAACACAGAGGTAGGGAGGCAGCACCGGGGCAGCGGCCGGGGAGGCTGAGGAGTCACCACCTTCTTAGAACATTTCTCTTCACCCTAAACAGAGACCCCGTGCCCACCACGGGCCCCCAGTCTCCACCCCCGCCCCTGTGGCTGCACCGTCAGCCAGTCTGGCTCTGGCTCTGCCCACCCTGGACGTGTAACGGGAGCGTGACGGTCGTGCCCGGCATCCTTCTCACAGCAGAGTGTTCTCGAGGCCCAGCTGTACTGCAGCACTTCATCCGTCTCAGGACTGCGTTACACACCGTCACACGTGTGCACTGTGCTCGTCCACGTGCGTCAGCTGACAGGCACGTGCGCTGCTCTACAGCAGGGCGGTTGTGAGCGCTAGGAACCGGCGCTTCCACGTCTGCTCGGGCGTCCATTCCTCTTGGCTTTTACgtccaggagtggaactgctgggtctcctggaccagggaccagGGCCCCTGGTCACAGACTCTTTGCCGATTCCACCCTGATAGAAATTACAGGTGGAGTCGTGTCAGCCAGCAGCAGGATCTCACTGCTGTGCTGCACACCCAGCCGGGGGGGGGGGACGCAGGGCAGCTCCCCGTTGACAGCGGTTTGGTTTTTACTTCTTTCCGCCAATTCACGTGCTGACTCTTTCGCCATCTGAGTGTGCTTTGGCTGATAGACCTGAAATAAAGTCCTCcaagaagagggggaggggggcacctCCAAACGTTTAATTTCTACGCTGAGCGAGTCACGGGAGACCCTTCAACATACTCAggttttatacaattttattctTCTACTAACAAAATCATACAAAGGACCTAAAAAAGGAAAACGTgaaatcaactttaaaatggcTGCAGTTACGGTTACACAGTTGACAGTGTGGAAAGGATGCCCTGTGTAGACGGACACAGCAGGAAGCAGGTGGAGGGCGCGGGCACCTCCGTTCCACGTGAGCCGGGGTCATGTGACTTAGGAGAGGGACTGGCGGGCCCCTCCCCAGATGCGCGAGGGGTCTGGAGGCCTAACTCGGCACTGACCCaagaccccccccccactccccagcccagcTGTGGCATTTGGCACACGCTGTGGCCGCCGAACGCTGCCCAGCCACCCCTCAGAAGCGTCTGGAAGCACATGCTTAGCCCCTGCCTGACCTGAAATCCATGCACCAGGCCGATTCCCTTGGGAGCCCACGGAAGCCAGAGAAGGCCAACGGCTGGTCTGTTTGGAGCCCCTTTCACAGAAGCTATATCCTCAGGGTCAACTTTTATCACTCAGACTCCCCCAGgtgttcaaataaataaataagccatggggaaGTGAGGCACAAATTACTGCGACAATATACAATGGATGTGATCACGTGTGTAAAGTGCAAACAGTCCAGGATCATTGGAAGGTATCGTGTCAGTGCCCCCGATGTCGCTGGGTCCACCTGTCAGTGCCCTCAGTGGGGCTGGGACCACCTGTCAGCGCCCTAAACACAGCTGGGACCCCCGTCGGTGCCGGTGGGaggggacacacaggctcagctgaCAGCCGGTTGCTGTAGCTGCTGATGTCACAGGCCCTCCCGCGGCTGCAGCCTCGTCCCCTTTCTCCAGCGTGAAGCGTGGAAGCTGAGATCACAGGCGGGCGCATGTCAGATGCTAAAGCGTGTGGCGCTCCCGGCCCCGAAGGCTCCCCCCTTTGCCTGCAGGTTCCCGGAGCATAAACGCAGGCGGACACCCAGCTGGGAAGCGCCGGGGCCTGAGCCCGGGCCCCTGAGGAGCCTGCACCCAGCTGCCGACGCTCCACCTCAGTCTGTGCGGCTTCTCGCGGGTCGGGGGGATCTGAGTGAACGTAACTGCACGACAGCCCGAAGATCCAACCCAGGGAAATCGATTCTAGAATCCAAGGGGCTTCCCACCTCCTCTGTCACCACGAGACGGCCAGCCACGTCCCAGGTCACGGCCAGCCTCGccggggcggggggaaggggggcACGAGGGCTTCGCGCCTCCCCTCGGCCGCGAGGAAACCTCGAGTCACGTGCCGGCTCTTGGCCTGGACAGGAGAGCCCCCGGGGGCACCAGGTGCTGGTCCGCGAGCATCGCAGCGCCATCCGCACACCGCCGGGCACATCCCCGGTGCGGCCGAACGTTAGGAGTAGATGGTGACCACCTCCCGGCCGCTGCCCCTGACCAGGAGGACCCTGTTCAGCCCCTCAGTCAGGACCTCGAGGAACTCCATGTCTGGGGGCACCAAGTTAAGGACAAAGCCAACCCAACCAGGTGCGTGGCTGAAAGGGTGAACGGAGCACCTTCACCACCCAGGAGCCCACGGCCAGTTAGGCCTTGGCTGGAGAAAGAGGCGAGGATGGGACAGGGAAGGCCGGGACCCAGGGCCTTCGGGGGAGGAGACAGCCAGTGTGAGGGAACGAGGGGCACTGACCCTGCCAAGGAGGGGCCTGTCCACCCCCAAGACCCTGGATAGGCCGGAGAGTCCTGGTTACCACGAGGCAGAGACCCGTGAAGCGTGTGGTCAGCCTGAGGCTCAGAACCCGGGACCAGGCTGCGTGCCTCCTCCCACCTCGTCCTGCCCCCGGGGGACCGGCCTGTGACCCCGAGGCCAGGATGACAGCCTCGCGCCCCGCGGCTGACCCACGAGGGCTCCACCCGCCAGGGGGCTTCAGGGCACCTGGTGCCAGGAAGGGCTTGGGGGTGGAGCCACGGCTCTGCCACGTCCTGGAGACGGGCAGGAAGGGACCCGGCCGGGCGGGAGCTCAGAGCCCGGCGCCGACGAGGACCCAGAGCCGGAGCTGCAGCAGGAAGGATCGGGGTCGGTCATGCGGTGACTCCCCGCCGGGTCGGtctctgagcccacgtgctcctCACACACCACCCTGATCCAGGGGCCACTGTGATCCTCGTGGAGGCCCCGGAAGGCCCCCTCCTCAGTCACGTGGCCACACTGCCCCTCGGCCCCACTGCTCACGCCCGAGGCGATCAGGGGCGACTCCTGGGGCTCCCCCGCCCAGCTGCCCTGGGGCCCCAGCAGCTCAAACGTGGGACAGAGAAGCACACTCGCCCGCTGGCTCGCGCCCCCTGCTGGCCACGAGGGGCCCAGGCAGCCGGCAGGAGCCGCCCGCTCGCAGCCTCTGCGTGCGCCTGCCCACGGCCCCGCGGGCGGCCCGGGGCAAAGCGGCTCTGGTCTGGGCCACCTGGGCTGGCCGCCCCGCCCGACGTCGAGGGCCCTGCGGCTCCTGACCCCTGGCCCGGGTGTCTCCGCtgagcaggagaggagggggtgtTACCCTGCTGCGGCAGCGGTGCCCCGACGTGGGGACGGCGCCCGGGAAAGGATACAGTTCTCGTCCCCCTGCCGGTTTCTGGGGGGGCCCGGCATGTTCAGCAGGACCAGCTGGGCA is a window of Globicephala melas chromosome 3, mGloMel1.2, whole genome shotgun sequence DNA encoding:
- the NKD2 gene encoding protein naked cuticle homolog 2, giving the protein MGKFQSKHAAAAFKRRESPEGDSFVVSAYLGGRRGTEEAERRGCVEHGTRDKQGLPGGDPKEGPFRDDPCPLEVALPPEKAEGREGPGQLFGTDDGERAVNREGPRGPGKRRLNVDALQCDVSVEEDDGQEWTFTLYGFDNSGKATREDMSSLMHTIYEVVDASVNHSSGRSKTLRVKLTVSPEPSSKRKDGPPASQDREPTRCRMEGELPEDPRVADKRLSTHIRRPTADPHPCPERGPYCVDESTERRNHYLDLAGIENYASKFGPGSPPAQARQEPPARAAHPQGRSRSQESDAHAAHHRRCLGPAEPALLAAEPVPRALDLPPRPKGPERPFLRSPQGSGRPPGAPSGGRPGRAFSFHPPAPQPQTPPQDGHHVPQSLPPPYGHRRCRQRGREGHSPLKAAPGQPAALEHEAARELPPVLLGEACAVPAVQRHEHHHHHEHHHHHHHHHHHPA